One segment of candidate division KSB1 bacterium DNA contains the following:
- a CDS encoding cytochrome c3 family protein, with protein sequence MACLVCHGDEALTATDSTGRERSLFVIPGHLENSVHAGFDCVTCHADITAIPHPEKLAPAACHTCHEEAVAELAESVHGRAPLAEALTCSDCHGSHDIRAQADTLSWVNPKQLAFTCGRCHADPAIVKKYHIPIKDPVTAYNRSVHGRLTLAGVDSAATCSRCHGSHKILDANHPASPVYHFNIPQTCGSCHPAIAQEFVASVHGTAVARGLRAAPVCTDCHMEHAIESPAVASAPTSARNVAVETCGRCHGSTRLAEKYGMRAGRVSTFADSFHGLALRSGRLSAANCGSCHGVHNILPSSDARSMIHPDNLVKTCGQCHPNASANFARGPVHVTEEQREGRVVAIVRTIYLSLIVVVIGGMLLHNGLDFIRKSKQMLRRG encoded by the coding sequence ATGGCTTGTCTGGTATGCCACGGAGACGAAGCGCTCACGGCCACCGACAGCACCGGCCGGGAGCGTTCCCTGTTCGTCATTCCCGGACATTTGGAAAATTCCGTGCACGCCGGTTTTGACTGTGTGACCTGCCATGCCGACATCACCGCGATTCCACACCCGGAGAAGCTGGCGCCGGCCGCCTGCCACACCTGCCACGAAGAGGCGGTGGCGGAGCTTGCGGAAAGCGTGCATGGCCGGGCGCCGCTCGCGGAGGCGCTGACTTGCAGTGATTGTCATGGCAGTCACGACATTCGCGCGCAGGCGGATACGCTGTCGTGGGTGAATCCGAAACAACTGGCCTTTACCTGCGGCCGCTGTCACGCCGATCCCGCGATTGTCAAAAAGTATCACATCCCCATCAAGGATCCAGTCACGGCCTACAATCGCAGCGTGCACGGCCGTTTGACGCTGGCGGGCGTGGACAGTGCGGCCACTTGCAGCCGGTGCCACGGCAGTCACAAGATTCTTGATGCCAACCATCCCGCGTCGCCGGTCTATCATTTCAACATTCCCCAAACCTGCGGGTCCTGTCACCCGGCAATCGCGCAAGAGTTTGTCGCCAGCGTGCATGGCACGGCGGTGGCGCGCGGCCTGCGGGCTGCGCCGGTATGCACCGACTGCCACATGGAGCACGCCATTGAATCCCCGGCGGTGGCGAGCGCCCCGACATCGGCGCGCAACGTGGCGGTGGAGACCTGCGGCCGCTGCCATGGTTCGACGCGTCTTGCCGAAAAATATGGCATGCGCGCCGGGCGCGTCTCCACTTTTGCCGACAGCTTTCATGGTCTGGCCCTGCGTTCCGGCCGGTTGTCGGCCGCCAATTGCGGCAGTTGTCATGGCGTACACAACATCCTGCCCTCCTCCGATGCCCGCTCGATGATTCACCCCGACAATCTGGTCAAAACCTGCGGGCAATGCCACCCCAACGCCAGCGCCAACTTCGCGCGCGGTCCGGTGCACGTTACCGAAGAACAGCGCGAAGGCCGGGTGGTGGCGATCGTGCGCACCATTTATCTCAGTTTGATCGTGGTGGTGATTGGCGGCATGCTGCTGCACAACGGCCTGGATTTCATCCGCAAGAGCAAGCAGATGCTGCGGCGTGGTTGA
- a CDS encoding cytochrome b/b6 domain-containing protein produces MNATWNNNQQYYLRWTRNERTQHWILAVCFIVLAITGFALRYPEAAWVQPLLLLEEQFALRGWIHRIAALVFVGLGIYHVGYMLFTARGRTLAKALLPVRQDLDDFWQNVRFLLGRRSAPPPFDHFSYMEKIEYWALVWGTVVMAITGFLLWFEGLALQFLPLWMMEVLTVIHLYEAWLATLAVMVWHFYSVIFNPEVYPLNLSMIDGRMSEEEMRREHGRELARLQQAGLETAAQQEQEGEKAKEATSAVGNAPAV; encoded by the coding sequence ATGAACGCGACCTGGAACAACAATCAGCAGTATTACCTGCGCTGGACGCGCAACGAGCGCACGCAGCACTGGATTCTGGCCGTCTGTTTCATCGTGCTGGCAATCACCGGCTTCGCGCTGCGCTATCCCGAGGCCGCCTGGGTGCAGCCCCTGTTGCTGCTCGAAGAGCAGTTCGCGTTGCGCGGCTGGATTCATCGCATCGCGGCCCTGGTGTTTGTCGGCCTGGGCATCTATCACGTCGGCTACATGCTGTTCACGGCGCGCGGCCGCACCCTGGCGAAAGCCCTGCTGCCGGTGCGGCAGGATCTCGATGACTTCTGGCAGAATGTGCGTTTTCTGCTGGGCCGGCGCAGCGCGCCGCCTCCCTTCGACCATTTTTCCTACATGGAAAAAATCGAATACTGGGCGCTGGTGTGGGGCACGGTCGTAATGGCCATCACCGGGTTCCTGCTGTGGTTCGAAGGCCTTGCCCTGCAGTTTCTGCCGCTGTGGATGATGGAGGTGCTCACCGTCATACATTTGTATGAAGCCTGGCTGGCGACGCTGGCGGTGATGGTCTGGCATTTCTACAGTGTCATCTTCAACCCCGAAGTTTATCCGCTCAACCTGAGCATGATCGACGGCAGGATGTCCGAAGAAGAGATGCGGCGTGAGCACGGCCGTGAACTGGCCCGTTTGCAGCAGGCCGGGTTGGAAACGGCAGCGCAGCAGGAGCAGGAAGGGGAGAAAGCAAAAGAAGCAACCTCCGCAGTGGGCAACGCCCCGGCAGTCTGA
- a CDS encoding ZIP family metal transporter has translation MPFEILLQSVVAGLLASLACGLGALPLLFKRLDLAHRTGLGYGFAGGLMLAASVYNLILPGLTMTQHSMTLMQVLPVLSGILLGALFLWAVNQYLDEERLARDSWKRWGNRAEILIFLAMSVHSIPEGVAVGVGYASEKVYQTQLGSYIALAIAIHNIPEGLAVAIPLRSAGASILKCFFAAFLTSLPQPIAAVPAALASWFFQPLMPVLMGFAAGAMIFLILLEMIPGALNEEKPARIAWAFILGFCLMLLVQVVL, from the coding sequence ATGCCATTTGAGATTTTGCTGCAGAGCGTAGTCGCCGGATTGCTGGCCAGCCTGGCCTGCGGTTTGGGCGCTCTGCCCCTGTTGTTCAAGCGTCTGGACCTGGCCCACCGCACCGGCTTGGGCTATGGTTTCGCCGGCGGGTTGATGCTGGCGGCCTCGGTGTACAATCTCATCCTTCCGGGCCTGACCATGACGCAGCACAGCATGACTCTCATGCAGGTCCTGCCGGTGTTGAGCGGCATTTTGCTGGGGGCCTTGTTCTTGTGGGCTGTGAACCAGTACCTTGACGAGGAGCGTCTTGCGCGTGATTCCTGGAAGCGCTGGGGCAATCGCGCCGAGATTTTGATCTTCCTGGCCATGAGTGTGCACAGCATTCCCGAGGGCGTGGCGGTGGGCGTGGGCTACGCCTCCGAAAAAGTCTACCAGACGCAGCTCGGCTCCTACATCGCGCTCGCCATCGCGATTCACAACATTCCGGAGGGTTTGGCGGTTGCCATCCCGCTGCGCTCCGCGGGCGCCAGCATCTTGAAGTGCTTTTTTGCGGCTTTTCTCACCAGCCTGCCCCAGCCGATTGCCGCGGTGCCGGCGGCCCTGGCTTCGTGGTTCTTTCAACCTCTCATGCCGGTGTTGATGGGTTTCGCGGCGGGCGCGATGATTTTTCTCATTCTGCTGGAGATGATCCCCGGCGCCCTGAATGAAGAGAAACCGGCGCGCATTGCCTGGGCTTTCATTCTGGGTTTTTGTTTGATGCTGCTGGTGCAGGTGGTGTTGTGA
- a CDS encoding cytochrome c3 family protein, which translates to MKCHDRLLALLLLAGFQMLAAQTREACLECHADPGLTTERGGRQVSLHVDVRVLDKSPHREVECISCHVDAAVEEFPHPEQLTPVNCATCHDEAQLEFDASIHGQAFNRKAPYAPTCTTCHGTHNILAASLPESPVFKMNIPYLCGKCHREGAPVANVYNISEHNILENYSESIHGEGMFKKGLMVSATCTDCHGRHMILPHTVPKSTISLHNVAKTCMQCHSRIEQVHQKVIRGELWEKRPGAIPACTDCHQPHRLRRGALVLTVEDRACLKCHEQDNLQGVVDGRVQSLFVNTSELENSSHKTIPCVKCHSDVDPQLARPCATAGRVDCSNCHAKMAEEYFQSGHGRAYFEKKYDAPSCTTCHGSGHVTKSRLDETSPTYRSAIPTLCGDCHKQGGKAEKVPGLAEINVLYDYSFSVHGRGLTEKGLLPVAICTDCHSAHYVLKHTDERSTIHPRNIPATCATCHRGIYKEFIKSVHYDAGNRSEHKLPTCIDCHSAHGIAQVEQDAFMTEVTQQCGSCHQELARTYFETMHGKAYRLGYLKAARCSDCHGAHAILSVNDPNSTVGLTNVVNTCRQCHADANRRFTGYLTHATHHDKVKYPILFYSYWGMTALLISVFGFFGVHTLLWLPRSFKAYRERTQRKEPQGRYFIQRFTPAQRLTHLLVIVSFLSLALTGMMLKFSSMPWAGFLADLLGGVPVAGKIHRLAALITFGCFFYHLYMLLQKKRRERKTLRAFVFDPKSLWFNRQDWRDFVATMKWFLGRGERPAYGRWTYWEKFDYLAVFWGVAIIGTSGLMLWFPEFFTKFLPGWLINVATIIHSDEALLAVGFIFTVHFFNTHLRPEAFPMDKVIFTGVTPLEEYKALRPREYEELKASGELRKVLVTKTLSPRREQVLQLFGFLFLGLGLLLVGLIIYSVLFGYK; encoded by the coding sequence ATGAAATGCCACGATCGCCTGCTGGCTTTGCTGCTGCTGGCCGGTTTTCAGATGCTGGCGGCGCAAACCCGCGAAGCCTGCCTGGAATGTCATGCCGACCCCGGGTTGACCACAGAGCGCGGCGGCCGCCAGGTTTCGCTGCATGTGGATGTCCGCGTGCTGGACAAGTCTCCCCACAGGGAAGTGGAGTGCATCTCCTGTCATGTCGATGCCGCGGTGGAGGAGTTCCCGCATCCGGAGCAACTCACCCCGGTCAACTGCGCCACCTGCCACGATGAAGCGCAGCTCGAATTCGACGCCAGCATTCACGGCCAGGCGTTCAACCGCAAGGCACCTTATGCGCCGACCTGTACCACCTGCCACGGCACGCACAATATTCTCGCGGCCAGCCTGCCGGAATCCCCTGTCTTCAAAATGAACATTCCCTACCTGTGCGGCAAGTGTCATCGCGAAGGCGCACCGGTGGCCAATGTCTACAACATCTCCGAGCACAACATTCTGGAAAACTACAGCGAGAGCATTCATGGCGAGGGCATGTTCAAGAAGGGACTGATGGTCTCCGCCACCTGCACCGATTGCCACGGCCGGCACATGATCCTGCCGCATACCGTGCCGAAATCCACCATCTCGCTGCACAACGTGGCGAAAACCTGCATGCAATGCCACAGCCGCATCGAGCAGGTGCATCAAAAGGTCATTCGCGGGGAGTTGTGGGAAAAACGGCCGGGCGCGATTCCGGCATGCACCGACTGCCACCAGCCCCACCGCCTGCGGCGCGGCGCCCTGGTGCTCACGGTCGAAGACCGGGCCTGCCTGAAGTGTCATGAACAGGACAACCTGCAGGGTGTCGTCGACGGCAGGGTGCAATCGCTGTTCGTCAACACAAGCGAGCTGGAAAATTCCTCGCACAAAACCATTCCCTGCGTCAAGTGCCATTCCGATGTCGATCCGCAGTTGGCGCGGCCGTGCGCGACGGCGGGCCGGGTGGATTGCTCCAATTGCCACGCCAAAATGGCCGAAGAATATTTTCAAAGCGGCCATGGCCGGGCCTATTTCGAAAAGAAGTATGACGCGCCCTCCTGCACCACCTGTCATGGCAGTGGTCACGTCACCAAATCCCGCCTGGATGAAACTTCGCCCACCTACCGCAGCGCGATCCCCACTCTGTGCGGCGACTGTCACAAGCAGGGGGGCAAGGCGGAGAAGGTGCCGGGGCTTGCCGAGATCAACGTGCTGTACGACTATTCTTTCAGCGTGCACGGCAGGGGTCTGACCGAAAAGGGCCTGCTGCCGGTCGCCATTTGCACCGACTGCCACAGTGCGCATTATGTTTTGAAACACACCGACGAACGCTCCACCATTCACCCGCGCAACATTCCGGCAACCTGTGCCACCTGCCATCGCGGCATTTACAAGGAGTTCATCAAGAGTGTGCACTATGACGCCGGCAACCGCAGCGAGCACAAGCTGCCCACCTGCATCGACTGCCACTCCGCGCACGGCATCGCCCAGGTCGAGCAGGATGCCTTCATGACCGAAGTCACGCAGCAATGCGGCTCCTGCCACCAGGAGCTGGCCCGGACCTATTTCGAGACCATGCATGGCAAGGCCTATCGCCTGGGTTATTTGAAGGCGGCGCGCTGTTCGGACTGTCACGGCGCGCATGCCATCCTGAGCGTGAACGATCCCAATTCCACCGTTGGTCTCACCAACGTGGTCAACACCTGCCGCCAATGCCACGCCGATGCCAACCGCCGTTTCACCGGCTACCTGACGCATGCCACGCACCACGACAAAGTCAAATACCCGATTCTTTTTTACAGCTACTGGGGCATGACCGCGCTGCTGATCTCGGTATTCGGTTTTTTCGGGGTGCATACCCTGCTCTGGCTGCCGCGTTCCTTCAAGGCCTACAGGGAGAGAACGCAGCGCAAGGAGCCGCAGGGCAGGTACTTCATTCAGCGTTTCACCCCGGCGCAGCGCCTCACCCATCTGCTGGTCATCGTCAGCTTTCTGTCGCTCGCACTCACCGGCATGATGCTGAAGTTTTCCAGCATGCCCTGGGCCGGCTTCCTCGCGGACCTGCTCGGCGGGGTCCCCGTGGCCGGCAAGATTCACCGGCTGGCCGCGCTCATCACCTTCGGCTGCTTCTTTTATCATCTCTACATGCTCCTCCAAAAGAAACGCCGTGAGCGCAAAACGCTGCGGGCCTTCGTCTTCGATCCCAAGTCGCTCTGGTTCAACCGGCAGGACTGGCGGGATTTCGTCGCCACCATGAAATGGTTCCTGGGACGGGGCGAACGGCCGGCCTACGGGCGCTGGACATATTGGGAGAAGTTCGATTATCTGGCGGTGTTTTGGGGCGTTGCCATCATTGGCACTTCGGGCTTGATGCTGTGGTTCCCCGAATTTTTCACCAAGTTCCTGCCGGGCTGGCTGATCAACGTCGCCACCATCATTCACAGCGATGAAGCCCTGTTGGCGGTCGGCTTCATCTTCACCGTGCACTTCTTCAACACGCATTTGCGCCCGGAAGCCTTCCCGATGGACAAGGTGATCTTCACCGGTGTCACGCCGCTGGAAGAGTACAAAGCCCTGCGGCCGCGCGAATATGAGGAGCTCAAGGCCAGCGGCGAATTGCGCAAAGTGCTGGTCACCAAAACCCTCTCCCCGCGCCGGGAGCAAGTCCTGCAGCTCTTCGGCTTTCTGTTCCTCGGCCTTGGCCTGCTGTTGGTGGGATTGATCATCTATTCCGTGCTGTTCGGGTATAAATAG
- a CDS encoding Rieske (2Fe-2S) protein, with translation MSDFFSRLSRRSFLDYLLGGGLAALAGAVLFPVLKYIMPPAIPQAVQNDVVAGKVGELAPNSGKVFRFGNKPGLLVRTPAGDYRAFSAVCTHLQCTVQYRDDFKHIWCACHNGHFDLTGRNIAGPPPRPLEEYRVEIRGEDVFAIRQS, from the coding sequence ATGTCGGATTTCTTTTCGCGGCTCAGCCGGCGCTCCTTTCTCGATTACTTGCTCGGTGGCGGGTTGGCGGCCTTGGCTGGTGCTGTTCTTTTTCCGGTATTGAAATATATCATGCCACCGGCGATTCCGCAGGCGGTGCAAAATGATGTGGTGGCCGGCAAGGTCGGCGAGCTGGCGCCCAACTCCGGCAAGGTTTTCCGCTTCGGCAACAAACCCGGCCTGTTGGTGCGCACGCCCGCGGGCGATTATCGCGCGTTCTCGGCGGTGTGCACCCATCTGCAATGCACCGTGCAGTATCGCGATGATTTCAAGCATATCTGGTGCGCCTGCCACAACGGCCATTTTGATTTGACCGGCCGCAATATTGCGGGGCCGCCCCCCCGGCCGCTGGAGGAATATCGCGTCGAAATTCGCGGGGAAGATGTTTTCGCGATCCGGCAGTCCTGA